A single genomic interval of Pyrus communis chromosome 7, drPyrComm1.1, whole genome shotgun sequence harbors:
- the LOC137741012 gene encoding probable 2-oxoglutarate-dependent dioxygenase AOP1, with product MGTRDGFLPVIDFSKEDCLKPGTSSWLSVRREVCRALEELGGFMAIMPDKVSAELHQTIFGALKDLFEFPAELKAENRYEENPFCGHFIYNSVHESLGIQNPTHSEETQKFTNLFWPNQNDQFRDSVDSYAKVMMELDHVVTRMVFENYGVEKYHDEHIRSTSHFIQFAKYKEPTKAGSDVGLESHTDKNFNTILHQNHVNGLEINTDNDEWIMFDPHLPSSVLFIAGDMFKVWSNGRIRACRHRVNVRENDEARYSVGFFSLKIGVTTVPKELVDEEHPLRYKSLDQVEYIEVQRKNGIECTPEAFCGV from the exons ATGGGTACCAGGGATGGATTTCTTCCGGTGATAGATTTCTCCAAAGAGGACTGCTTGAAGCCAGGGACAAGTTCTTGGCTCTCCGTCCGCCGGGAGGTTTGCCGTGCACTGGAAGAGCTCGGTGGTTTCATGGCAATAATGCCCGACAAAGTTTCTGCTGAGCTCCACCAAACCATCTTTGGTGCACTGAAGGACTTGTTTGAGTTCCCTGCCGAACTCAAAGCCGAAAACCGATACGAAGAGAATCCATTTTGTGGCcatttcatatataattctGTTCATGAGAGCTTGGGGATTCAGAATCCCACACACTCAGAAGAAACTCAGAAATTCACAAATCTTTTCTGGCCTAACCAAAATGATCAATTCCG TGATAGTGTAGATTCATATGCAAAGGTGATGATGGAGCTTGATCATGTTGTAACAAGAATGGTATTCGAAAACTACGGTGTGGAGAAGTACCACGATGAACACATTCGATCTACTTCTCACTTTATCCAGTTTGCTAAATACAAGGAACCCACAAAAGCTGGCAGCGATGTGGGTTTAGAAAGTCACACTGACAAGAACTTCAACACAATTCTTCATCAAAATCATGTCAATGGTCTGGAGATAAACACGGACAATGACGAGTGGATAATGTTCGATCCACATCTACCTTCATCCGTCCTGTTCATAGCTGGTGATATGTTTAAG GTATGGAGTAACGGCAGAATACGGGCTTGTAGACACAGAGTCAACGTAAGAGAAAATGATGAGGCAAGATACTCGGTTGGATTTTTCTCACTAAAGATAGGAGTAACAACCGTACCCAAGGAGCTTGTGGACGAAGAACACCCCTTACGTTACAAGTCACTAGACCAAGTGGAGTATATCGAAGTACAAAGGAAAAATGGAATTGAGTGCACACCGGAGGCATTCTGCGGAGTTTGA